Proteins encoded in a region of the Clostridium beijerinckii genome:
- the mnmE gene encoding tRNA uridine-5-carboxymethylaminomethyl(34) synthesis GTPase MnmE, with protein MKEFDTICAIATPIGEGGVSIIRISGENALKIASKIFTPRNKYDIESMKTYTMKYGNIVDLENKEEIIDEVILSYMKAPRSYTGENVVEINCHGGVISTNSVLDQVIKAGARLAEPGEFTKRAFLNGRIDLSQAEAVMDIITAKTELSMKAAMIQSKGALSKEINELRGYLLNVLALIEYAVDFTEDDEDIIDDNLILQVKDGIHKANSKIETLLSNADAGKIVRDGLNIVIVGKPNVGKSSLLNALLRENRAIVTDVPGTTRDIIEEYINLDGIPVKITDTAGIRDTEDVVEKIGVEKSKEKIEEADLIILMLDASRYMDEEDSRIINKIKNRKYIVLLNKMDLKDIKIQEEILKSLSNIINISAKTGQGIDILKDEVKKLFFNGEISSESLIISNARHKQALYKSLENCKMALDKINANEYLDLISIYITAAMKALGEITGDELEEDLLNKIFSEFCVGK; from the coding sequence ATGAAAGAATTTGATACTATTTGTGCGATCGCTACACCAATTGGAGAAGGCGGAGTTTCAATAATAAGAATTTCAGGGGAGAATGCTTTAAAGATTGCTAGTAAGATATTTACCCCTAGAAATAAATACGATATTGAAAGCATGAAAACATACACTATGAAGTATGGTAATATTGTGGATTTAGAGAACAAAGAAGAGATAATTGATGAAGTTATTTTAAGTTATATGAAAGCTCCAAGAAGCTATACGGGTGAAAACGTGGTAGAAATAAATTGTCACGGAGGAGTTATATCTACTAATAGTGTATTAGATCAGGTTATTAAAGCTGGTGCAAGACTTGCAGAACCTGGAGAATTTACTAAAAGAGCATTTTTAAATGGAAGAATAGATTTGAGTCAGGCTGAAGCAGTTATGGATATAATAACTGCTAAAACAGAGTTATCGATGAAAGCAGCTATGATTCAAAGCAAAGGAGCTTTGTCCAAGGAAATAAACGAATTAAGAGGGTATTTGCTAAACGTTTTAGCGCTAATTGAATATGCAGTTGATTTTACAGAAGATGATGAGGATATAATTGATGACAACTTAATTTTACAGGTTAAAGATGGGATCCATAAGGCAAATTCAAAAATTGAAACCTTATTGTCTAATGCGGATGCTGGGAAAATTGTGAGAGATGGACTCAACATAGTTATTGTAGGAAAGCCAAATGTAGGAAAATCTTCATTACTTAATGCATTATTAAGAGAAAATAGAGCTATAGTAACAGATGTTCCAGGGACAACTAGGGATATAATTGAGGAGTATATAAACCTTGATGGAATACCGGTTAAAATAACCGATACAGCAGGAATAAGAGATACAGAGGATGTAGTAGAAAAAATAGGTGTGGAAAAATCAAAAGAGAAAATTGAAGAAGCAGATCTAATAATACTAATGCTTGATGCATCTAGATATATGGATGAAGAAGACAGTAGAATAATTAATAAAATAAAGAATAGAAAATATATAGTATTATTAAATAAGATGGATTTGAAAGATATAAAGATTCAAGAAGAAATACTTAAGAGTTTAAGTAATATAATAAATATATCAGCTAAAACTGGCCAAGGAATAGATATTTTAAAAGATGAAGTTAAAAAGTTATTCTTTAATGGAGAGATAAGCTCTGAAAGCTTAATAATTTCTAATGCACGACATAAGCAAGCATTATATAAATCATTAGAAAATTGTAAAATGGCTTTAGATAAAATTAATGCTAATGAATATCTTGATTTAATATCGATTTATATAACAGCGGCTATGAAAGCTTTAGGAGAAATAACTGGAGATGAATTGGAAGAAGATTTATTAAACAAAATTTTTAGTGAATTTTGTGTAGGAAAGTAG
- the jag gene encoding RNA-binding cell elongation regulator Jag/EloR, which yields MKSVEVEGKTVEEALNKALSELDANKDMVDIEILDHGSKGLFNVIGVKPARIRVSKKYNYIEEARNFIVHILKGMEVEATIDIKEENDSIIINLSGEKMGVIIGYRGETLDSIQYLVSLVVNKVHELPHKKVILDTEDYRSKREETLKGVAIKTANRVKKTRKLFKLEPMNPYERRIIHSALQEDAFVNTYSEGEEPFRRVVVELKKD from the coding sequence ATGAAATCAGTAGAAGTGGAAGGAAAGACTGTTGAAGAAGCCTTAAATAAAGCTTTAAGTGAACTTGATGCAAATAAGGATATGGTTGATATTGAAATTTTGGATCATGGCTCAAAGGGTTTATTTAATGTTATAGGAGTTAAACCAGCAAGAATTAGAGTTTCTAAAAAATATAATTATATTGAAGAAGCACGAAACTTTATAGTTCATATACTCAAGGGAATGGAAGTTGAAGCAACGATTGATATTAAAGAAGAGAATGATAGCATTATAATTAATTTATCCGGAGAAAAAATGGGAGTGATAATTGGTTATAGGGGAGAGACATTAGATTCTATTCAATATTTAGTTTCACTTGTAGTTAATAAGGTACATGAACTTCCTCATAAAAAGGTTATACTAGATACCGAAGATTATAGAAGCAAAAGAGAGGAAACTCTTAAAGGTGTTGCAATTAAAACAGCTAATAGAGTTAAGAAAACAAGAAAATTATTTAAACTAGAGCCAATGAATCCATACGAGAGAAGAATCATTCATTCTGCACTTCAGGAAGATGCCTTTGTTAATACATATAGTGAAGGCGAGGAGCCGTTTAGAAGGGTAGTCGTTGAATTAAAGAAAGATTAA